In Syntrophorhabdaceae bacterium, one DNA window encodes the following:
- a CDS encoding DUF1844 domain-containing protein, with amino-acid sequence MDETLNFSTFILSLSTSVLVNLGELPDPIYNEKKVDLTLAKHSIDVLEMLKEKTKGNLTEEEDRLITNILYDLMIKYVEAAKKG; translated from the coding sequence ATGGATGAAACATTAAATTTTTCTACATTTATTCTTTCTCTATCAACGTCAGTCCTTGTGAACCTCGGTGAATTGCCTGACCCTATCTATAATGAAAAAAAGGTAGATCTTACACTGGCAAAACATTCCATAGATGTTTTAGAGATGTTGAAAGAGAAAACAAAGGGCAATCTCACAGAGGAAGAGGACAGGCTCATAACCAATATTCTCTATGATTTGATGATTAAATATGTTGAGGCTGCTAAAAAGGGATAA
- the amrB gene encoding AmmeMemoRadiSam system protein B yields MKVIREPSVSGSFYPRNPLILNRDIEEYIKQADVVPIKGDIKGIISPHAGYMYSGPVAAYGYKSISNGVYDTVIILAPSHRYYMEGASVMDKGGYRTPLGIVDIDEETAGAILKKDKIISNNLEPHKSEHSLEVQLPFLQFVLGRFKLVPIIMAGSDIDICEALSSIVYDTIKDSPKRFLIVGSTDLSHYYSYKKALELDGVVVEHIDNFNINGLIRDLRNGRYEACGAGPMIVTMMLSKMMGADSSKVLKYANSGDVSGDKSAVVGYVSSVFYKGL; encoded by the coding sequence ATGAAAGTCATTAGAGAACCATCAGTTAGCGGGTCTTTTTATCCGCGCAACCCTTTAATCTTGAATAGGGATATTGAAGAATATATAAAACAGGCAGATGTTGTGCCTATAAAAGGTGATATAAAGGGAATTATCTCCCCCCATGCAGGATACATGTATTCCGGTCCTGTGGCTGCCTATGGCTATAAGTCCATATCTAATGGAGTTTATGATACAGTGATAATTCTTGCACCGAGCCACAGGTATTATATGGAAGGTGCATCGGTTATGGATAAAGGTGGTTACAGAACACCCCTCGGCATAGTAGATATAGATGAAGAAACAGCAGGCGCTATCTTAAAAAAAGACAAAATCATATCAAATAACCTTGAGCCTCATAAAAGTGAACATTCCCTGGAGGTTCAGTTGCCATTTTTGCAGTTTGTTTTAGGCAGATTTAAATTGGTTCCCATAATAATGGCTGGTAGTGACATTGATATATGTGAGGCTTTATCTTCAATTGTCTATGATACCATAAAAGATAGTCCAAAAAGATTTCTTATTGTAGGGAGCACAGATCTCTCTCATTATTATTCATATAAAAAGGCTTTAGAATTAGATGGTGTTGTAGTGGAGCATATAGATAATTTTAATATAAATGGGTTAATAAGAGACCTTAGAAATGGCAGATATGAGGCATGCGGTGCAGGGCCAATGATAGTCACCATGATGTTGTCAAAGATGATGGGCGCTGATAGTTCGAAGGTTTTGAAATATGCAAACTCAGGGGATGTATCAGGAGATAAAAGTGCGGTAGTAGGCTATGTATCCAGCGTGTTTTATAAAGGTTTATAA